In Lujinxingia vulgaris, the genomic stretch GATCAGTTTCGACGCCTTTTTGAAGCGCGGGCGCGATTTTCAGGACGAGGTCGACCGCCGCATGGAGGCCCTGGTCGGCCAGGAACTGGCGACGTTGATCTACACCAGCGGCACAACCGGAGCGCCCAAGGGGGTGATGCTCAGCCACGACAACCTGGCCTCCACCGCCAACATGGCCTTTGAGGTCGTGGGCGACGCGCTCATCGGTGAGACCGGCGCCGGACCGGGCGACTGCGTCGTCTCCTACCTTCCGCTCTCGCACATCGCCGAGCAGATGTTCACCATTCACCTGGCCATAACCCTGGGCTACCCGGTCTACTTTGCCGAGAGCGTCGAGAAGTTGCGCGACGCGCTGGTGGAGGCGCGCCCCACGCTCTTCTTTGCCGTGCCGCGGGTCTGGGAGAAGTTCCGCGCGGTGCTCGAGAACCGCCTCAATGAGGCCACCGGGCTCAAGGCCTCGATCGTGCGCTGGTCGCGCGAGGCGGGCGTGGAGGCCGGGCACGACATTATCGAGCACGGCGCCCCCCGCGGCGTCACCGCGCTTCGCTACGCGGTGGCCCGAAAGCTCTTCTTCGACAAGGTCGCCGAGCCCATCGGGCTTGACCGCCTGCGCCTGGCGATCAGCGCGGCGGCCCCCATCGGCGCCGATGTGCTGGAGTTTTTTATGGGCCTGGGCATCGTCATCCGCGAGATCTACGGCCAGTCCGAGGGCACCGGCCCCACCACCATGAACTACCCCCGCGCCGGCCTGAGCAAGCTCGGCACGGTGGGGCGCGCGATGCCGCGGGTCGACATCGCGATCGCCGACGATGGCGAGATCCTTTTTCGCGGCCCCAACGTCTTCATGGGCTATTTTGAAGATCCCGAAAACACCGCCGAGACCCTCGTCGATGGCTGGCTGCACTCCGGCGACATCGGCAGCCTCGACGCCGACGGCTTTTTGAAAGTCACCGACCGAAAGAAGAACATCATCATCACCTCCGGCGGCAAGAACATCGCACCCGCCCCCCTGGAGGCTCGCCTCAAAGAGCTCGATGTGATCAGTCAGGCAGTCGTCATCGGCGACCAGCGCAAGTATCTAAGCGCTCTTCTGACCCTGGACCCCGATCTCGCACCGGCCTTTGCCAGAAAGCACGACCTCCCCACCGACCTCCGCCAGCTGGCCGACGACCCCGAGTTTCAAGCCCACATTCAGGGGCATATCGACCGCATCAACCGCAAGGTCGCCCGGGTGGAGACCATCAAACGCTTCACGCTGCTGCCCGATGATTTTGATGAGGCCCGCGGCGAGCTGACGCCGACGCGGAAGTTGAAACGTCGGGTGATCTCGGAGCGTTACGCGGCCCAGATCGACGCGATGTACGGGTAGAACGTCGAGGCGCGGCGTGGCAGATGCACGACCGAGGGTCGGACATCATCGCCACACAGCGCGGGCAAAGTGCACGACCGAGGGTCGGACATCATCGCGCATCATAGTACCGAGATGCACGACCGAGGGTCGGACATCATCGCGCTCAGATGAAGCGGTTGGCCCCTTTGACCTTGCCCTCATGACCTTCCAGGCGCTGGTGGCGCTCGTCGAGCAGGTCGTTGATGCGATCCATCACCAGATCGGTCATCCCCCGGAACGCCTCGGCGTGGTCGCGCTCGGCTTCCAGGGTGAAGGGGGTGTAGTCCTCCTCGATCGCAAAGGGCTTAAGATCGCCCTCGGGCGTCATCGGCTCGCCCAGGCGATACACGATCGTGCCGCCGCTGGAGAGGGGGCTGTTGCCCGGGTAGGCCAGGTCGGAGCCGTTGCAGCCCACCGGCACCACGGTCGCCTTCATGCGCAGCGCCATCTGCGCAAGACCGGTGCGGCCCTGCTGCAGGCGCACCGAGCGGGTGCCCTCGGGGAAGACGAGCACGTGCAGGCCGATGTCGAAGGCCTCTTCGTTCAGCTCAACGAAGCGATCCATCATCTGCTTAAACAGCTCCGCGATGCGTTCGAGGTAGTTGTGGGTCTGCGGATCGAAGTTCAGCCCGAGCAGGTCGCGGGGCGTATCGAGCAGGGCCACCACATCGGAGAGGACGCCTTCCTCGGCGGCCTTCTCACGCAGCGCGCGGGTGTCGGTGCTGCCGCTGTCCACCGCCTTACGCACCATGCGGTAGGCGCGCTCGGCCGGCGGCCTCCCCAGCAGGCGCACGGCGTCGGCGGTGATCAGGTAGCCGCGGGAGGGCACCGCCAGGTTGTTCATCTTGATCATGAAGGTCTGAATCGCCGGGTTGTTGTAGTACTTCCCCTTGACCCAGGTCGTGGTAAACATCCCCTCATCGCGCCAGAGCCGCCACTGGAAGGGCCAGTAGTTGTAGCGGTCGGTATGGTTCATCGCGAAAATCACCGGCCGGTCGCGCGGCAACTTCTCCATGCCCTCAATGCGGATGTCGGTGCGCGTCAGGGGATTTTTGAAGTTCGGCGTGAGCACGCCAGACGCAAAGATCACCTGGCCCATCGGTCGGCGAGTCAGGGAGATGGCGTTGAGGGTATCGAGGGTGAGCATGGGAACCGTGCGAAGGGGGAGGGGTAAATCGGGGGTGGACCCACGGGGGGAAAACGCGCGAAAGGTAGCACAGCCCCCGGCGCAAAAGTAGCCGCGCGAGGGCCATTCGGACCACCTTTGCCTCAACGAAAAGGAGCGGTATGCGAGCATTGATTCAACGCGTTCATCAGGCCCGGGTCGAGGTCGATGACGAGACGATCGGCCAGTGTGGGCGCGGACTTCTCGTCCTTCTGGGCTGTGGCGAGGGCGACACCGAGGAGGATCTCGATTACGTCTTTGAGAAGGTCATCAACCTGCGCATCTTCGAGGATGAGGCCGGCAAGATGAACCTCTCCTTGCTCGACATCGGCGGCGAACTTCTGGTGGTGAGCCAGTTTACGCTCTACGCCGACACTCGCCGCGGGCGCCGCCCCAGCTTCGTGGAGGCGATGAAGCCGGAGCCGGCCGAGGCGATGTACGAGGACTTCGTGGCCCGCGCTCGCCAGCGCGGCATCACCACCGGCACCGGGAAGTTCGGCGCGATGATGAACGTCTCGCTGACCAACGCCGGGCCGGTCACGATCATGATCGACAGCCGCGCGCGCTGAGTTTTTTCAACGCCAGCCTGGTCGCATCTCAGAAGGGGAGTTCCACCCGCAGACCGGCGCGCCAGGTCCCGAAGAAGGGGCTCTGGCCGGTCTCAAGCGGGCGGTAGTCGCGGGTGGTGTAGAGGGCGTCGATAAAGGGGCCGGCGACAAGCGGCGTTTCGCCAAAGGTGGCGAGTTTAAGATCGGCAGCGACTCCCCCGCGCACCTCATAGCGCCAACCCCCGGGCAGGCTCGCGAGCTGGGCGCTGGAGGCCCACAGGCGCAGCACGTTGGCGTAGCTTCCAAAAAGATGCACCTGCCCGCGAAGTTGCAGATCGGCGCCGAGCAGCGCGGTGTTTTCGCGGTGCGCGTCAAAGCCCAGGTAGGCTCCCAGGCCCACGACCAGGTGGTTGACGTCGTTACTGTCGCGCCACACCGGCATCAAGAGGGTGGGCGTGGCGGTGAGCGCAAAGTAGAGGTCGCGCCGACCATCGTGGCTGACCCGAAGATCAAGTCCCCAGCCGGCCGCATCGAGGAAGCTGCGCCGCACCGCCCCGTAGGTGCGCTGGAGGCTGGCGTAGCGGAAGATCACCAGATCGGCCTGCAGGCTCTCGGCCGTTTTGCGCAGGTCCGGCCCGATCTCGGCGGCCAGGTCCAGCCCGAAGACCCGCGACTCAATGTCGCCCCGGTAGCCGCGCTGGCGAACCTCTCCCAGACGATCTTCGATGGGCGAGTAGGAGAGCTCCAGGTGCGTGCGGAGCTGGTCGGTGGCGCCGCCCCCCAGGGTGAGGCGGTGGCGGCCTGAGGGGGCCTTGGAGCGCGCGTCCAGGGCCTGCATCCGCTCCAGATAGCGTTGCGCACGCGTGTCCAGGTAGGCCACGCCGTCCCAGTCGGGAAGATGCGCGTCGATGAGCGAGGATTGGGCCTGCAGCGCGCGCAGGTAACTTGCGCGGGTCTGAGCCTCGTGGTCGAGCACGGCCTGCTGATCGGGGTTCCACGTGACGGTGGCCGGATCGATGTTGATGGTGGTTTGCGCCGCCCAGTGCGCCTGAGCCTCGGCGCGGGCGACCAGATCTTCGTGGCGGTAGAGCTCTCGCCGGCGCGCGATCAGCTCCTGCGCGCTTAAGCGGGGGCGCGGCCCCTGGGCGGCGAAGAGCAGCGCGCGGCGCGCGTAGTGGGCGTTGTCCATGAAGAAGCGCTCGACGAGCACGCTGTTGTAGAGCGTGTCGACGAGCAGCTGTGCCTGGTCGGGATGCTCGGCGGCCAACCCCGAGAAGATCGCTTCGGCGTTGGCGTAGGCGCGCTCGCGCACGGTCGGTTCGGGATCTTCGAGCGCCTCAAGCAGCGCGTCAAAGCTTGCGCGGGTGGGGCGGTCGGCGTCGATGGCGTCAGCCAGGCTGAGCAGCAGCGCGCGTCGTTTGCGCGCGCCTTCCTGCGCAACCTCTCGCCCGCTGCGAAGCGTGTCGGGGCGCTTGATCAGAAGTCGCCCCTGCTCGCCATTGTCGACCGACGCCAGCAGATCGAGCACGTCGGTGGGCATGATGATCGCCGCGTCGCGCTCGGGAAGCTCCAGCCCCAGCGCCGGCTCCATCAGGTCGACCAGAAAAGACGCGCAGTTCGCGTTGAGGAATCGGTACGGGTAGAGCGTTCGCCGTTCGCTCTCCCAGAGCCGCTCCAGCAGCCGCTGGGATTGCTCCCGGTTAAGCTGCAGCGTGTAGCGGCGCAGGTTGCGCTGCTCATACTGCAAAAAGAGCCGGTCGACGCCGCGGAAGGTGTTGAGCTCCAGCACCGTCGGAAAGCCCCCGACGACGCCCTTGATCAGGTAGTCGATGGGGTCGACGTCGCTGTCGGTGAGCGCGCCGAACTGGTAGACAGGCTCAAAGCCCACCCCGCGCACAAGGCCACCGCCGCGGTATTTGACGTGCAGGAGCAGGTGCCCGTAGAGCGACTGCGGGCGAGAGGTTGCCGCCGCAAGAAGCACATCGAAGCCATCGAGGTCGTCGAGGCGCGCCCAGGTTTCAAAGGCCGGGCAGCGCGCGCCCGCCATCGCCGCCTGCGGCAGCACGCGCGCCGGCTCCTCCCACTCCGGCGAACTCTCGGACAGAAAACTCCGCAGCGCGCGCGAGGCGGTAAAGGACTGGCAGCCCAACGTGGTGTTCGGGTCGAGCTCTTCGAGCCGGCGCGCCACCGGGGGCTGATCCTGGCGCTCCAGCAGAAGATCTTCGGGGCGCACAAAGTAGGCCTCGGCAAAGGTCACCAGATCCAGGTGCGCGCTGCGCATGCCCATCGGCCGCGCATAGCCCCAGACGTCCTGGTTGTGCGGGCCGCGCAGCGCCAGGTGCCAGCCGTTAACCTGCTGCCAGCGCGCATCCTCCGACCAGCCCCGCGCCCGATCTTCGAGCGTCATCGCCAGGTGCACCACCGCTCGTCGAAGTTGCAGCTCGCGCTGCTCCTCGCGAGTGAGCACGGCGTACTCCTCCACCGGACCTTCTCCCAGGAGGGGCGGGCTCTCGTAGATATAAAATTCGCGGTGTTTTTTACCGAAGGTCGGACAGCTCTCGCTGTATCGCCCCACGCCGTAAAGACAGGCGGTGTTGCGACGCACCAGTCGGACCGGCTTCTGGCGAAGCTGCGCGAAGAGGGCACGGGGCAGGGCGTCTGCTCCCTTAAGAAGGATCGCGAGTTCTCCGGGGTGCCAGGCGTCGGGTGCGGCGACGATCATCCCAAACTCGCGACGAAGTCGCTCGACGATCGCCTCGGAGCGGCGAGGTTCCTCACGCGGCCCGTCGTCAACGACGATTACAGAGGTGGCCTCGCCGGCCTCAGACTCACTGGCCTGCGCGGGCGTGCTCGCCATCAACGTGATTGTGAGCGCCATCAGCGCGCCGAGCCGGCACGCGCGCGTGCGCTCCCTGATTAGAATCCACGACTTCAACGTCACGTCGCCTGCGTCCGGGGAAAGAGTTCAAAATTCCGCGGAACCTTAGCATCGATGGCGTGGGCTCGCAGCAGCAGTCTGCATTCTGGATTCGACCGAGTTGGGATGAAGGCTGTGATCAGGCTCCGGCGACGACGCCCGCATCGCTCAGTGTGCTCAGAAATCGCGTGGCCTCTTCGACGCCCACACGCTCTCCGGAGAGGGCTTCTTGAAGTGAGGTCCGTTGTTCAAAGAGCGCGCGGCTAAACGCCTGACGATTTTCGGAGGGAATCTCCATCATCGCGGCCAGCGCGTCGATCGCGGCGCCGCCGCCTAACGCCAGGTCTTGCTGGAGGTCGCGCTGGTGGTCGTCGAGAAAGGCCACCATCACATCGGACGCTTCACCGTTGTCGGCAAAGAGTTTTACCGTGGTGAACATCGGCGCGAAAAACGCCGCGCTGACCGTCGAGGTCGATGAGGTCAGCGTCATAAAAGGGCCGGGGAAAAAGATGACCGAGGTCGTGGTCGACGAGTGGCCGTGGTCCGCACTGGCCACCGAGGGCAGCGCCAGGCTCAGCGCCACCATTCCCACCATCATCACGTATGTTGCACTGCGTGCGCGTAACAATCGCATCATAAACCTCCCAGGGGGCATTCATCGGTGAATGTCGGGAAGTTAGTCGCGAACGCGCGAAGTTTTTGTGCATTTTTTATTCAGAATAGTTTTTTGATGGAAAAAACAGCTCCAGGCTCAGCTGTTCGCCGGGCCGTATCTAAGTCGCGGCACCACGCGCTCCCCCATCCGCACACACGAATCGACCCACGCCGGCCAAGCCCCACAACCACCTAGCCACATAACCACCCAACCACCCCCGCACACCTCCATCCCCCCACCCGAAGCTCCCCACTCCGCACACCCCCCACGTCGCACAGCCCCTTACTTCCCCACGCAAAACTCCGAAAAAATGCGCTGCAGAATATCGTCGGTGCGCACCTTCCCGGTGATATCACCCAGCGCGTCGAGGGCTTCGCGAAGATCGATGGCGATGAGCTCGTGCTCCATCTCCATCTCCAGGGCCTGGCGGGCGCGGGCCAGGGCGTCGATCGCGGCGATGACGCCCTGAAGATGGCGTGCGCGGCTGAGCAGCACGCCCTCGCCAGAGGTCAGCTCGCGTGCCAGGGCCGCCAGGCTGTCGATGAGCGCGTCGGTGCCCAGGGCCGGCGAGGCACCCAGGGCGCAGTCGACGCGATGGTCGAAGCGGGCGCAGAGCGTGTGGTCTTCGTCGCTTCGCCCGTCCGGAAGATCGCTCTTGTTGCAGATCAGCAGCACCGGACGCCCCGAGCGAAGATCGCCCTTCAGGGCCTCGCGCTCCTCGGCGCGCAGCGGGCGGCTGCGGTCGATGACGCGCAGGAGAAGATCGGCCCGTTCGCCAAGCTCCCGGCTTCGCTCGATGCCGATGGCCTCCACGCGATCTTCGGTCTCGCGCAGCCCGGCGGTGTCGATCAGCCGCAGCGCGACGCCCTCAAGCTGGATCTCCTCTTCGAGGAAGTCGCGGGTCGTGCCCTCAATCTCGGTGACGATGGCGCGGTCGGTGCCGTGTAAGGTGTTGAAAAGAGTGGACTTTCCGGCGTTTGTGGCGCCCAGGATCACCACGCGCACGCCCTCGCGCTGGCGGCGTCCCTGATCGAATTTTGCGCGCAGCTGGCGAAGTCGCGCGCTGGCCCCGTCGATACGCTGGCCGATCTCGTCGCGCTCGATCTGGTAGACGTGCTCCTCGTGGCTGAAGTCGAGCGCGGCCTCAATGAGCACCGCCGCCACGGTGAGGCTCTCGACGATGCCGCGGATCTCCTCGCCAAGCGATCCCTGCAGATGCTCCAGCGCCAGGCGGTGGGCCGCATCGGTGGTGGCGTTGACCAGGTCGGCCACCGCCTCGGCCTGCGTGAGATCGAGGCGCCCGTTCAAAAACGCTCGTCGCGTAAACTCCCCGGGCTCAGCGATACGCGCGCCCAGCTCCAGCGCTCGGTCGAGCACGCGCCGCAACACAATCGGCCCCCCGTGGCATTGCAGCTCCACGACGTCTTCGCCGGTGTAGCTGCGCGGCCCGCGCATAATCACCGCCAGCGCCTCATCGATCAGCTGGCCATCACCATCGACCAGGCGGCTTAAGCGCATCAGGTGGGTGGGGTGGGCCTGAGGCCAGCCAGGCACCATCTGCTCAAGAATCGCCTCGGCCTTTCCCCCGCTGATGCGCACAATCCCCACGCCTCCGCTGCCCGCGGGTGTGGCGATCGCGGCGATGGTCGGCGCGTTGCCTGTCATCGTCTTTCCTCAAAGTAAAAAGCGCCCCCCGCAGGGGGCGCTCATAAGATCGTTTGGTTAGCTCGGGTCGATCTTCAGCTTGCGGAAGATCCCAAAGTCGGTGCTCTCGCTTTTGACGCCGTCCATATCGTCGATGCGCTTGTGGATCACGCGGCGATCAAAGGCGCTGAGTCCGGCCACCAGCAGCGGGCGACCCACCTTGATGGCGGCCTCACCGAGACGCGCACCCACATGGCTCAAGTGCGACTGGCGCTTCTGCTTGAACCCGCCGATGTCCACCACGACGTTGCCGCGCGCCTCGCGTCCCAGGTACTCCGAGAGCATCGTCTGCATCCCGGTCAGCACCCGCGGCGACTGGCTGGAACGCCCCACCATCAGCTCGGTGTCCGCGCCGCTGATGTTGAAGATGTAGTTGTCGCCATCAAAACTTCCCGAGGCGCTCAGATCCAGCTGCATCTTCTCAAAAAGTTCGGCAAGCCAGGTTTCGCCACGCGTGACAATGGGATCTTCGACGTCGCCGCGACGAGTAGCCGTGGGCTCTTCGTCCTTCTTGGACTTTTTGGACTTCTTCTCGTCCTTGTCGTCGTCCTTCTTAGATTTCTTGGACTTAGACTTCTTCTCGTCTTTGTCGTCGTCCTTCTTGTCGGACTTCTTCTTGGACTTCTTCTCGTCTTTGTCGTCGTCCTTCTTGTCGGACTTCTTCTTGGACTTCTTGTCGTCTTTGTCGTCGTCCTTTTTGTCGGACTTCTTCTTGGACTTCTTCTCGTCCTTGTCGTCGTCCTTGTCGTCGTCCTTGTCGTCGTCCTTTTTGTCGGACTTCTTCTTGGACTTCTTCTCGTCTTTGTCGTCGTCCTTCTTGGACTTCTTGGACTTCTTCTCGTCCTTGTCGTCCTTGTCGGACTTCTTCGCCTTCGGGGCCTCTTCTGCCGCCGCGCTCACCTCTTCTTTCTTTTTAGAGCGGGTGCGACGGGGCTTTTTCTCGGTGGCCTCGGCCTTCTCCGCGGCAGCGGTGTCGGCGCTGGCCTCCACGCTGGTCTCGTCCTTCTTTTTGGAGCGGGTGCGGCGGGGCTTTTTCTCGGTGGCCTCGGCTTTTTCCGCCGCGGGCTTCTCGGCGGGCTCCTCTTTTTTGGCGGACGCTTTTTTCGAGGCCGCCTTCTTCACCGGCGCAGCGGTCTCTTCGGCCACGGCCACCTTCTTATCTTCGTCGAGTTTGGTGGCGCGGCGGCCACGGGCCGAGCGGCGTCCGCCGGAGGCGTCCTTCGTCTTCTTATCGTCAGCCATAACATTCATCCTTGGAAGGTGGCCGCCCGATGCGGCCTCAACGTCGAGTAGGGGAGCAAACTCAGGTGGTGGTGGCGCCTTCATCGGTCGCCGCGAACTGCCGCTTGATCATGTACTGCTGCAGAAGCCCCAGCACCAGGTTGAGCAGGTAGTAGAGCACCAGACCGGAGGGCAAAAAGAGCATGAAAGCGGTGAACATGATGGGCATGATCTTCATCATCATCGCCATCTGCGGGTTGCTCTGATCGACCATCGTCAGACGCTGCTGGAGCACCATCACCGCCCCCATGATGATCGGGAGCAGGAAGATGGGGTCGGGCGCCGAGAGGTCGGTGTACCACAGGAAGTCGGCCTGATAGAGCTCCACCGAGTTGTAGATCATGACGAAGAGGCCGTAGAGGATCGGCATCTGCAGGAGCATCGGCAAACAACCCAGGGGGCTGACGTTATGCTCCTTGAAGACCTTCATGGTCTCTTCGGTCATGCGCTGCTGGTCGTTCTCGTACTTCTCGCGGATCTCTTTGATGATGGGCTGGATCTGCTTCATGCGCTCAGCGCTGACGTAGGCCTTCTGGGTCAGCGGCCAGCTCAAAAGCTTGATGAGCAGGGTGAGCAGAATGATGGCGATGCCCCAGTTGCCGGTGAAGCCGAAGAAGAACACCAGGAGCGCGCGCAGCGGGCGAGCCAGCACGGTGAGGAGCCCGTAATCGACGGCCTCTTCGATCTTGTAGCCCACATCTTTGAGCACGCCGAAGTCTTTGGGGCCCAGGTAGAGCAGGTGGCTCTCGGTGTAGCGCTCATTCGGGGCGATCGAGAAGCCCTCATAGGTCAGGTTGGTGCGCAGGTAGTCGCCCTCGAGGCGCTCAAAGACGCAGGACTTGGCGCCTTTCTCGGGGATCGCCGCCATCAGGAAGTAGCGGGTGTCGGCGCCGGCCCAGATCACCGGGTACTGGCTAAAGGTCG encodes the following:
- a CDS encoding AMP-dependent synthetase/ligase codes for the protein MRDTVIDRFFQQVDRRGDSPAMYFNERGVWRAISWAEYGRRARDFAGALVALGVEAGERINICGFNCPEWVLADVGAMIAGVVPAGIYHTDSAEQMAYIADHCRARVLVLEDKVQWEKAAGIIDELEHLLQVVMIRDAELVDDGRVISFDAFLKRGRDFQDEVDRRMEALVGQELATLIYTSGTTGAPKGVMLSHDNLASTANMAFEVVGDALIGETGAGPGDCVVSYLPLSHIAEQMFTIHLAITLGYPVYFAESVEKLRDALVEARPTLFFAVPRVWEKFRAVLENRLNEATGLKASIVRWSREAGVEAGHDIIEHGAPRGVTALRYAVARKLFFDKVAEPIGLDRLRLAISAAAPIGADVLEFFMGLGIVIREIYGQSEGTGPTTMNYPRAGLSKLGTVGRAMPRVDIAIADDGEILFRGPNVFMGYFEDPENTAETLVDGWLHSGDIGSLDADGFLKVTDRKKNIIITSGGKNIAPAPLEARLKELDVISQAVVIGDQRKYLSALLTLDPDLAPAFARKHDLPTDLRQLADDPEFQAHIQGHIDRINRKVARVETIKRFTLLPDDFDEARGELTPTRKLKRRVISERYAAQIDAMYG
- a CDS encoding lysophospholipid acyltransferase family protein, which translates into the protein MLTLDTLNAISLTRRPMGQVIFASGVLTPNFKNPLTRTDIRIEGMEKLPRDRPVIFAMNHTDRYNYWPFQWRLWRDEGMFTTTWVKGKYYNNPAIQTFMIKMNNLAVPSRGYLITADAVRLLGRPPAERAYRMVRKAVDSGSTDTRALREKAAEEGVLSDVVALLDTPRDLLGLNFDPQTHNYLERIAELFKQMMDRFVELNEEAFDIGLHVLVFPEGTRSVRLQQGRTGLAQMALRMKATVVPVGCNGSDLAYPGNSPLSSGGTIVYRLGEPMTPEGDLKPFAIEEDYTPFTLEAERDHAEAFRGMTDLVMDRINDLLDERHQRLEGHEGKVKGANRFI
- the dtd gene encoding D-aminoacyl-tRNA deacylase, translated to MRALIQRVHQARVEVDDETIGQCGRGLLVLLGCGEGDTEEDLDYVFEKVINLRIFEDEAGKMNLSLLDIGGELLVVSQFTLYADTRRGRRPSFVEAMKPEPAEAMYEDFVARARQRGITTGTGKFGAMMNVSLTNAGPVTIMIDSRAR
- a CDS encoding lipoprotein N-acyltransferase Lnb domain-containing protein, translating into MALTITLMASTPAQASESEAGEATSVIVVDDGPREEPRRSEAIVERLRREFGMIVAAPDAWHPGELAILLKGADALPRALFAQLRQKPVRLVRRNTACLYGVGRYSESCPTFGKKHREFYIYESPPLLGEGPVEEYAVLTREEQRELQLRRAVVHLAMTLEDRARGWSEDARWQQVNGWHLALRGPHNQDVWGYARPMGMRSAHLDLVTFAEAYFVRPEDLLLERQDQPPVARRLEELDPNTTLGCQSFTASRALRSFLSESSPEWEEPARVLPQAAMAGARCPAFETWARLDDLDGFDVLLAAATSRPQSLYGHLLLHVKYRGGGLVRGVGFEPVYQFGALTDSDVDPIDYLIKGVVGGFPTVLELNTFRGVDRLFLQYEQRNLRRYTLQLNREQSQRLLERLWESERRTLYPYRFLNANCASFLVDLMEPALGLELPERDAAIIMPTDVLDLLASVDNGEQGRLLIKRPDTLRSGREVAQEGARKRRALLLSLADAIDADRPTRASFDALLEALEDPEPTVRERAYANAEAIFSGLAAEHPDQAQLLVDTLYNSVLVERFFMDNAHYARRALLFAAQGPRPRLSAQELIARRRELYRHEDLVARAEAQAHWAAQTTINIDPATVTWNPDQQAVLDHEAQTRASYLRALQAQSSLIDAHLPDWDGVAYLDTRAQRYLERMQALDARSKAPSGRHRLTLGGGATDQLRTHLELSYSPIEDRLGEVRQRGYRGDIESRVFGLDLAAEIGPDLRKTAESLQADLVIFRYASLQRTYGAVRRSFLDAAGWGLDLRVSHDGRRDLYFALTATPTLLMPVWRDSNDVNHLVVGLGAYLGFDAHRENTALLGADLQLRGQVHLFGSYANVLRLWASSAQLASLPGGWRYEVRGGVAADLKLATFGETPLVAGPFIDALYTTRDYRPLETGQSPFFGTWRAGLRVELPF
- a CDS encoding DUF3015 family protein, which translates into the protein MRLLRARSATYVMMVGMVALSLALPSVASADHGHSSTTTSVIFFPGPFMTLTSSTSTVSAAFFAPMFTTVKLFADNGEASDVMVAFLDDHQRDLQQDLALGGGAAIDALAAMMEIPSENRQAFSRALFEQRTSLQEALSGERVGVEEATRFLSTLSDAGVVAGA
- the mnmE gene encoding tRNA uridine-5-carboxymethylaminomethyl(34) synthesis GTPase MnmE → MTGNAPTIAAIATPAGSGGVGIVRISGGKAEAILEQMVPGWPQAHPTHLMRLSRLVDGDGQLIDEALAVIMRGPRSYTGEDVVELQCHGGPIVLRRVLDRALELGARIAEPGEFTRRAFLNGRLDLTQAEAVADLVNATTDAAHRLALEHLQGSLGEEIRGIVESLTVAAVLIEAALDFSHEEHVYQIERDEIGQRIDGASARLRQLRAKFDQGRRQREGVRVVILGATNAGKSTLFNTLHGTDRAIVTEIEGTTRDFLEEEIQLEGVALRLIDTAGLRETEDRVEAIGIERSRELGERADLLLRVIDRSRPLRAEEREALKGDLRSGRPVLLICNKSDLPDGRSDEDHTLCARFDHRVDCALGASPALGTDALIDSLAALARELTSGEGVLLSRARHLQGVIAAIDALARARQALEMEMEHELIAIDLREALDALGDITGKVRTDDILQRIFSEFCVGK
- the yidC gene encoding membrane protein insertase YidC, which translates into the protein MEQKRFILAMSLITVVFIVWQAVMGPGPDELAPEGGEAVTEQAAGPGGEDAAAPAESEGDESEAARAMPAAEPDDAPVEAPVIEERSDVLASDKVSVTLNNQGAVATDIQVTSPDQYAGEGGDLLRSFEENAPAYPFTTRFRAENVQVAPDAGYELIEDLSELNADGKTFKKITYRYTDPRGRFSVDKIYAINGEQPYVVDFDVVVHNRLEDVRLVDTLLVDVIGKDDPNRKSNFLDFRPDQLEAVCRNSDDMERTLFEQLEETTTFSQYPVIWAGADTRYFLMAAIPEKGAKSCVFERLEGDYLRTNLTYEGFSIAPNERYTESHLLYLGPKDFGVLKDVGYKIEEAVDYGLLTVLARPLRALLVFFFGFTGNWGIAIILLTLLIKLLSWPLTQKAYVSAERMKQIQPIIKEIREKYENDQQRMTEETMKVFKEHNVSPLGCLPMLLQMPILYGLFVMIYNSVELYQADFLWYTDLSAPDPIFLLPIIMGAVMVLQQRLTMVDQSNPQMAMMMKIMPIMFTAFMLFLPSGLVLYYLLNLVLGLLQQYMIKRQFAATDEGATTT